A genome region from Myxococcales bacterium includes the following:
- the dut gene encoding dUTP diphosphatase, which translates to MGGEQTPELRIRIRRHPHAEGLALPRVATEGSSGADLAAAIEGELTIEPGQRELVPTGFSLAIPRGFEGQVRPRSGLALRNGIVVPNSPGTIDADYRGEVKVILLNAGTEPFVIKRGDRIAQLVIAPVVHGVFDEVASLDETGRGNKGFGDSGR; encoded by the coding sequence ATGGGTGGGGAACAGACACCGGAGTTGCGAATTCGCATCCGGCGTCATCCCCATGCCGAGGGGCTGGCTCTTCCCAGGGTTGCCACGGAAGGCTCTTCAGGCGCCGACCTCGCCGCCGCGATCGAGGGAGAACTCACGATCGAGCCCGGTCAGCGGGAACTCGTTCCTACCGGGTTCTCTCTCGCCATTCCCAGGGGCTTCGAGGGGCAGGTTCGCCCTCGCAGTGGGCTTGCCCTGCGCAATGGGATCGTCGTGCCGAATTCACCGGGTACCATCGATGCCGACTATCGCGGTGAGGTAAAGGTTATTCTGTTGAACGCGGGCACAGAACCCTTCGTGATCAAGCGCGGAGATCGCATTGCCCAGCTCGTGATTGCCCCCGTGGTCCATGGCGTTTTCGACGAGGTTGCCAGTCTCGACGAAACGGGTCGCGGGAACAAGGGCTTCGGGGATTCGGGCAGGTAA
- a CDS encoding phosphatidate cytidylyltransferase — translation MNDSTELASGGSASGESAPEQAETPSPEPIHPQPATPLAEKKSPVSELSMRLVTAAILIPFVLYVIYLGGWLYLAVVATFGVLAQREFYGLIEDKGAEPLVMPGLGFGLAVMLIAYWGNEYHTMLLVTASLLVFMIAQLGKPEITEALASISGTFFGVFYVAWLLSHAIVLRFFYKTALGRYGAQDLEQFGLVPDSGAFFMTYVLAVVAACDAGAYFAGRAYGRRKLAPKISPNKTVEGALGGLLAALVVGVSCKLVYGVVAPELAAAFSWSLVLGFAPILAAVGIVGDLVESLLKRDAKVKDTGALLPGMGGILDRIDAPLLAIPVMYYMLLAWVEFNLG, via the coding sequence ATGAACGATTCAACAGAGCTTGCATCGGGAGGGAGTGCTTCGGGCGAAAGCGCGCCGGAGCAGGCCGAGACCCCGAGCCCAGAACCGATTCACCCACAACCCGCAACGCCATTGGCCGAGAAGAAATCTCCAGTCAGTGAACTGTCAATGCGGTTGGTCACCGCGGCGATCCTCATCCCGTTCGTACTCTACGTGATCTATCTCGGGGGCTGGCTGTACCTCGCGGTCGTGGCCACCTTTGGCGTGCTCGCCCAGCGCGAGTTCTACGGCTTGATCGAGGACAAAGGCGCCGAGCCCCTGGTGATGCCGGGGTTGGGCTTTGGTCTCGCGGTCATGCTGATTGCCTACTGGGGCAACGAATATCACACGATGCTGCTGGTGACGGCATCGTTGCTCGTATTCATGATTGCGCAGCTCGGCAAACCGGAGATCACCGAGGCCCTTGCAAGTATTTCCGGCACCTTCTTTGGCGTGTTTTATGTGGCGTGGTTGCTGTCGCACGCGATCGTGCTGCGCTTCTTCTACAAAACGGCGCTCGGCCGCTATGGGGCCCAGGACCTCGAACAATTCGGGCTGGTCCCGGATTCCGGGGCGTTCTTCATGACCTACGTACTGGCCGTCGTCGCAGCCTGCGACGCCGGCGCCTATTTTGCGGGACGCGCCTATGGACGACGCAAACTCGCTCCCAAGATCAGCCCGAACAAGACCGTGGAAGGCGCTCTCGGGGGTCTGTTGGCGGCCTTGGTTGTGGGCGTGTCGTGCAAGCTCGTCTACGGGGTCGTGGCTCCCGAACTCGCCGCTGCATTTTCCTGGAGTCTTGTCCTGGGCTTTGCGCCGATCCTGGCGGCGGTGGGGATCGTCGGCGATCTGGTCGAGTCTCTGCTCAAGCGCGACGCCAAGGTCAAAGACACCGGAGCGCTGTTGCCGGGGATGGGCGGAATACTCGATCGCATCGACGCCCCGCTACTGGCCATCCCGGTGATGTACTACATGCTGCTCGCCTGGGTGGAGTTTAATCTCGGTTAG
- a CDS encoding outer membrane beta-barrel protein, whose amino-acid sequence MSKLWTAAVALALTGMLATTAAGHSNETLGEIDAESGSGLSMFLEATEINSWINVNYTYNPRGSGNDQSINQNSNTGFHSNNDTFQLDQFWFQFDKPVTSESRAGFHADIAFGETARSEIGVTGNDVVTIYSAYISYLAPLAYQGIRLDAGELWTLLGAEVIPVSENLNITRGLVWGLQPVSHTGAILSTQVGPVSLSFGLVNAVVSDTAIDTDRNKALTGQVKFAADTWNIAASFIHGSRLGALENSGIAIDPSDPLCSGPTGQIPPCPTFPVNNDDNRSDLGIFDLVVAGNLGEDITLYVNFDYVWSHPANLPNASTYALAAAGRYQWNKDLGIAMRFEVVVVDPSNAQSEDEYSFTTTVDYALTDGLTARGEVRFDWGVGDKYRRAGDPYSFTGGADSQTLLLAELIYAF is encoded by the coding sequence GTGTCAAAGCTTTGGACTGCGGCGGTCGCATTGGCGCTAACCGGCATGCTGGCCACCACCGCGGCTGGCCATTCCAATGAGACACTCGGGGAAATAGACGCAGAATCGGGATCGGGTCTCTCGATGTTCCTCGAAGCGACCGAGATCAATTCATGGATCAACGTCAACTACACCTACAACCCGCGCGGGAGTGGCAACGATCAATCGATCAACCAGAACAGCAATACCGGCTTTCACAGCAACAACGACACGTTTCAGCTCGATCAATTCTGGTTTCAGTTCGATAAACCCGTCACTTCCGAAAGCCGCGCAGGGTTTCATGCTGATATTGCCTTCGGCGAAACCGCGCGCAGCGAGATCGGCGTTACAGGCAACGATGTGGTTACGATCTATTCCGCCTACATCAGCTATCTGGCCCCACTCGCCTATCAGGGCATTCGCCTCGACGCGGGCGAACTCTGGACCTTGCTCGGCGCCGAGGTGATCCCGGTTTCAGAAAATCTGAACATCACCCGGGGTCTGGTCTGGGGCCTGCAACCCGTGAGTCATACCGGTGCGATCCTGTCGACCCAGGTGGGTCCGGTGTCGCTGTCCTTCGGTCTGGTCAATGCGGTGGTGAGCGATACCGCGATCGATACCGATCGCAACAAGGCGCTCACCGGTCAAGTCAAGTTCGCAGCCGACACCTGGAATATCGCGGCTTCATTCATTCACGGCAGTCGACTCGGGGCGCTCGAGAATTCGGGCATCGCGATCGATCCCTCCGATCCGCTCTGCAGCGGCCCCACCGGTCAGATCCCCCCGTGCCCAACCTTCCCGGTCAACAATGACGACAATCGGAGCGACCTGGGAATCTTTGATCTCGTGGTCGCAGGAAATCTGGGCGAGGACATCACGCTGTATGTGAACTTCGACTACGTCTGGAGCCATCCGGCCAACCTCCCCAACGCGAGCACCTACGCCCTGGCGGCGGCGGGACGCTATCAATGGAACAAAGATCTGGGGATCGCGATGCGCTTTGAGGTCGTGGTCGTCGACCCGAGCAACGCGCAGTCCGAAGACGAGTATTCGTTCACCACGACCGTCGACTACGCCCTGACCGACGGCCTGACGGCTCGGGGTGAGGTGCGCTTCGACTGGGGAGTTGGCGACAAGTACCGCCGAGCGGGAGATCCCTATAGCTTCACCGGGGGCGCCGACAGCCAGACCTTGCTGTTGGCCGAATTGATCTATGCGTTCTAA